In Thermocrinis minervae, a single genomic region encodes these proteins:
- the mraY gene encoding phospho-N-acetylmuramoyl-pentapeptide-transferase: MLYHLALELRHYFFAFNVFKYITFRSLLAIILAFVLVLVITPIFTRKMKAVQRLFKGYVREYTPEGHVIKRYVPTMGGFVILLSILVSSLLLMRLDLIYFWIITFCMVGFALIGFLDDYVKLKNKKGISAKLKFSLQMVVATVTALFIYFFTDVGTKLYFPVFKNLQVDLGLFYIPFCVFVIVATSNAVNLTDGLDGLAIGPVMTTAGALGVVSYAVGHATLSKYLNIPYVPYAGDLTVLCFAIVGAGLGFLWFNAYPAQLFMGDVGALSLGATLGVIAVVSKSELLLPIAGGVFVFETLSVILQVAYFKLTKGKRLFKMAPFHHHLELSGIPEPKIVVRMWIISFLLAVLTVATLKVR, translated from the coding sequence ATGCTCTACCACTTAGCTTTAGAACTCAGACACTATTTTTTTGCCTTTAATGTCTTTAAGTACATAACCTTTAGATCCCTACTTGCCATAATCTTGGCCTTCGTGCTTGTACTGGTGATAACTCCCATATTCACCAGAAAGATGAAGGCAGTCCAGAGGCTTTTTAAGGGGTACGTAAGGGAGTACACTCCAGAGGGTCATGTAATAAAGAGGTACGTACCCACCATGGGTGGTTTTGTCATCCTCCTGTCTATACTAGTGAGCTCTTTGCTTCTTATGAGGCTTGACCTTATCTACTTTTGGATCATAACCTTCTGCATGGTTGGCTTTGCCCTGATCGGCTTTTTGGATGACTATGTAAAGCTAAAAAATAAAAAGGGAATATCTGCAAAGCTTAAGTTTTCCCTCCAAATGGTAGTAGCTACCGTAACGGCCCTTTTTATATACTTCTTTACTGACGTAGGAACTAAGCTCTATTTCCCTGTATTCAAAAACCTACAGGTAGACCTTGGGCTTTTCTACATACCCTTCTGCGTTTTTGTGATAGTGGCTACCTCCAACGCCGTAAACCTTACGGATGGGCTTGATGGACTCGCCATAGGACCTGTTATGACTACAGCCGGAGCTTTGGGAGTAGTCTCTTACGCTGTGGGGCATGCTACACTTTCCAAGTATCTAAACATACCCTACGTGCCATACGCAGGTGACCTTACAGTTTTATGCTTTGCCATAGTAGGTGCAGGGCTTGGCTTTTTGTGGTTTAACGCGTACCCGGCTCAGCTCTTCATGGGGGATGTGGGTGCCCTCTCCTTGGGTGCTACCCTTGGGGTCATAGCTGTAGTCTCTAAGTCTGAGTTACTCCTCCCTATAGCTGGTGGTGTTTTCGTGTTTGAAACCTTGTCGGTCATACTACAGGTAGCCTACTTTAAGCTCACCAAGGGAAAGAGACTTTTCAAGATGGCTCCCTTTCATCATCATCTTGAGCTTTCAGGGATTCCAGAACCTAAGATAGTGGTCAGGATGTGGATAATCTCCTTCCTGCTGGCCGTTTTAACAGTTGCCACCCTTAAGGTAAGATGA
- a CDS encoding geranylgeranyl reductase family protein, which produces MRWDVIVVGAGPGGSSAAYHLAKAGLKVLLLEKHKLPRPKLCAGCLSGRIESLLPEGWNKLVLNTISGGTLGYRGEEYTVFSDGPVAYIVDRSEFDSFLACSSEQAGATLVQGVEVLGVHQEGKDLVVKTTKGDFMADFVVGADGFYSKVARSLGFRKEKFFRSVEFFTEGDLKNRVIIDIGIVQRGYAWVFPKGDAVSVGVASTGRENLLKVVESYSKLRGYKFNLVKGWHIPYTESPKDVFFGRGKVLLVGDAANLVDPLLGEGIYYAVLSGRLASHAIVSNPSDPIKAYISLLKDTVKDLMYAGFIAKLGYRYQGVAFKLAKQGSLERYLDFLKGKHSYKGMFWKGLLPFIKGFF; this is translated from the coding sequence ATGAGGTGGGATGTTATCGTAGTAGGTGCAGGACCAGGGGGATCTAGCGCCGCCTATCATCTAGCAAAGGCTGGCCTCAAAGTCTTGCTCTTGGAAAAACACAAACTACCAAGGCCTAAACTCTGTGCAGGTTGTTTGTCAGGCAGGATAGAGAGCTTGCTTCCAGAAGGCTGGAATAAGCTAGTACTTAATACTATTAGTGGTGGAACTTTGGGTTACAGAGGTGAGGAGTACACAGTCTTCTCTGATGGGCCTGTAGCCTACATAGTAGACAGATCAGAATTTGACAGCTTTTTAGCCTGTAGCTCTGAGCAGGCTGGAGCTACGCTTGTGCAAGGTGTAGAAGTTTTAGGAGTACATCAAGAAGGTAAGGACCTGGTAGTAAAGACTACAAAGGGAGATTTTATGGCTGATTTTGTAGTAGGTGCTGATGGGTTTTACTCAAAGGTAGCCAGGTCTTTAGGTTTTCGAAAAGAAAAGTTCTTCAGATCTGTAGAGTTTTTTACAGAAGGAGATCTAAAGAACAGGGTGATCATAGACATAGGTATAGTCCAGAGGGGTTACGCATGGGTGTTTCCAAAAGGAGACGCTGTAAGTGTAGGAGTGGCATCCACTGGAAGAGAAAACCTACTGAAGGTTGTGGAATCTTATTCAAAGTTAAGGGGTTATAAGTTTAACCTTGTGAAAGGTTGGCATATACCATACACGGAGAGTCCAAAGGATGTTTTCTTTGGGAGGGGAAAGGTGCTCCTGGTAGGAGATGCTGCAAACCTGGTGGATCCACTCCTGGGAGAAGGTATATACTACGCTGTACTAAGCGGAAGGTTGGCCTCCCATGCTATAGTAAGCAACCCTTCAGACCCTATAAAAGCCTATATAAGCCTTCTCAAAGATACAGTGAAAGATCTCATGTATGCAGGATTCATAGCCAAACTGGGTTATAGGTACCAAGGAGTAGCCTTTAAGCTGGCAAAACAAGGTAGCCTAGAGAGGTATTTAGATTTTCTAAAGGGAAAACATTCCTACAAAGGCATGTTTTGGAAGGGACTGCTTCCTTTTATAAAAGGTTTCTTTTAA
- the hpt gene encoding hypoxanthine phosphoribosyltransferase gives MHRIKDKPVKLLIPHEKVQERIKELAREIEDYFREPFLVVGLLKGAFVFLADLIREIQLPVKVDFIWASSYGSSTESSQHVKIVKDLDMDVSGQRILLVDDILDTGYTLKEIKELLLLKGAKEVKTCVLLDKKERRKIDVEADFVGFDIPNYFIVGYGLDWDEEGRNLKGVYAVEDA, from the coding sequence ATGCACCGCATCAAGGACAAACCTGTAAAGCTTCTTATACCACACGAAAAGGTTCAAGAAAGGATAAAGGAGCTTGCAAGAGAGATAGAGGATTACTTCAGAGAACCTTTCCTAGTGGTGGGTCTTCTGAAAGGAGCTTTCGTATTCCTTGCTGACCTCATAAGGGAGATCCAGCTGCCAGTAAAGGTGGACTTCATCTGGGCATCTAGTTATGGCTCTTCCACTGAAAGCTCTCAGCATGTGAAGATAGTAAAAGACCTAGACATGGACGTAAGCGGCCAAAGAATCTTGCTCGTAGACGACATCCTAGACACGGGCTACACCCTCAAGGAGATAAAGGAGCTTCTACTTTTGAAGGGTGCTAAAGAGGTAAAGACGTGCGTCCTTTTGGACAAGAAAGAAAGAAGAAAGATAGACGTCGAGGCAGATTTTGTGGGCTTTGATATACCCAACTACTTTATAGTAGGCTATGGCCTTGACTGGGACGAAGAAGGGAGGAATCTAAAAGGTGTATATGCGGTGGAAGATGCTTAA
- a CDS encoding M48 family metallopeptidase: protein MLKVKAILLILLTFIAGCATVGMESAFLPTEQEVRLGQSLKDEVFKKYPLYPNKEAQAYLQSVGQRIARNKTRPIPYEFYLVKSDEVNAFALPGGPVFVTTGLFKRLSSESELAAVLGHEISHVELRHHAKFLEKVYGLNFLLNLAYVLSGGGARGEVVAQLGSISANLLALKFSRDQESEADQNGIKLMLQAGYDPYGMIRVFEMFKKMEKQRPPEWLSTHPLPESRIVEAKRTVEMLRPSGALITDTEEFHRIKRLVN, encoded by the coding sequence ATGCTTAAGGTAAAGGCCATACTCCTTATCCTCCTTACGTTCATAGCTGGTTGCGCCACAGTAGGTATGGAGTCTGCTTTTCTACCAACTGAGCAGGAAGTAAGGTTAGGCCAATCCTTAAAGGATGAGGTATTTAAAAAGTATCCCCTTTACCCTAACAAGGAAGCGCAGGCCTATCTACAAAGCGTGGGTCAGAGGATTGCCAGGAACAAGACAAGACCCATACCCTACGAGTTTTATCTGGTAAAGTCCGATGAGGTAAACGCCTTTGCCCTACCGGGTGGTCCAGTGTTTGTAACCACTGGACTGTTTAAACGCCTCAGCAGCGAGAGCGAGCTTGCAGCCGTTTTAGGTCATGAGATATCCCACGTGGAGCTAAGGCATCACGCCAAATTTTTGGAAAAGGTCTACGGTCTTAACTTCTTGCTTAACTTAGCGTATGTTCTTTCAGGTGGTGGAGCAAGGGGTGAGGTAGTTGCACAGCTTGGAAGCATAAGCGCAAACCTTCTTGCTTTGAAGTTCAGCAGGGATCAAGAGAGCGAAGCAGACCAGAATGGTATAAAGCTTATGCTACAGGCAGGATACGATCCTTATGGAATGATAAGGGTCTTTGAAATGTTCAAGAAGATGGAAAAACAAAGGCCACCCGAGTGGCTTTCAACCCACCCCCTTCCAGAGTCACGTATAGTAGAAGCTAAACGAACAGTTGAGATGTTAAGACCTTCAGGTGCCCTGATAACCGACACGGAGGAGTTTCACAGGATAAAAAGGCTGGTAAACTAG
- the argJ gene encoding bifunctional glutamate N-acetyltransferase/amino-acid acetyltransferase ArgJ, producing MSVFMGVGTAGLKGSKKPDILVIHLQKECAASVVFTGNHFKAASVLYSEEAYRRSGGYIRALVINSGNANCAVGKEGILHAELMAKKISELLDIPEEQVLVFSTGIIGKPLPIEDVLKAIEHACSNLEELDLKTASEVISTTDKFPKYDFLKKDHLEVFGFAKGAGMIHPNMATMLAFVFTNADLDPYELSSIHREITERTFNSISVDGCTSTNDSFALISLGVYRENDLTKVRDAVEEVSLSLAKKIVEDGEGATKVIKVVVKNATLQLKARLIAEKIATSNLVKTAIFGGDPNFGRILAAAGSTAFPIDQFKLKLYIGNHLVYDSKVHPHALKHAKEYLQTEKEISIVLDLMEGKESWTYYASDLGYEYIRINAEYTT from the coding sequence ATGAGCGTTTTTATGGGAGTAGGAACAGCAGGGCTAAAAGGTAGCAAAAAGCCCGACATTCTGGTAATCCACCTGCAGAAGGAGTGTGCAGCCTCTGTGGTCTTTACAGGCAACCACTTTAAGGCTGCGAGCGTCTTATACTCAGAGGAAGCCTATAGAAGGAGCGGAGGGTACATAAGGGCCCTAGTAATAAACAGCGGTAACGCCAACTGCGCCGTGGGTAAAGAGGGCATACTACACGCCGAGCTTATGGCCAAGAAGATATCGGAGTTGCTTGACATTCCAGAAGAACAGGTCCTTGTCTTCTCCACCGGTATAATAGGTAAACCATTACCCATAGAGGACGTGCTAAAGGCTATAGAGCATGCATGTTCAAACCTGGAGGAGCTTGATCTGAAGACTGCGAGCGAGGTAATATCTACTACTGACAAGTTTCCCAAGTATGACTTCCTTAAGAAAGACCACCTTGAGGTGTTCGGTTTTGCCAAGGGAGCCGGGATGATACACCCAAACATGGCTACCATGCTGGCCTTTGTTTTTACCAACGCAGACCTAGACCCTTACGAACTAAGTAGCATTCATAGGGAGATAACAGAAAGAACTTTTAACTCCATAAGCGTGGATGGCTGCACGAGCACCAATGATTCTTTTGCCCTTATAAGCCTTGGTGTATACAGGGAAAATGACCTTACCAAGGTGAGAGATGCTGTAGAAGAGGTGTCTTTGAGCTTAGCTAAAAAAATAGTAGAAGATGGAGAGGGAGCCACAAAAGTTATAAAGGTAGTAGTCAAGAATGCAACCCTTCAGCTGAAGGCCAGGCTCATAGCTGAGAAAATAGCCACGTCTAACCTAGTTAAGACGGCCATATTTGGGGGAGATCCTAATTTTGGTAGGATACTGGCAGCTGCAGGATCCACAGCCTTCCCCATAGACCAGTTTAAACTAAAGCTCTACATAGGTAACCACCTTGTCTACGACTCAAAGGTGCACCCTCATGCTCTAAAGCACGCAAAGGAGTACCTACAGACGGAAAAGGAGATATCCATAGTGCTGGACCTTATGGAGGGCAAAGAAAGCTGGACCTACTATGCTTCTGACCTTGGTTACGAATACATCAGGATAAACGCCGAGTATACCACTTGA
- a CDS encoding histidine phosphatase family protein: MKRIYLVRHAQSEYNEKGIFQGRLDSDLTPLGFVQARLCAQYLMDKGIQIVYTSPQRRAYKTALTIADVLNLEVIVDERIKEMSFGVLEGRHFWTMVEENREMFLNWLSNPVKYPLPTQEDMGEFERRVSSFLEDIKEVPYENLVVVAHGGTLHALVCLALNLGLENNWNIHMDNTGISLLEYDGRFHLRYLNDTCHLKLLK; the protein is encoded by the coding sequence ATGAAACGCATATACTTGGTCAGACACGCCCAAAGTGAGTACAACGAAAAGGGAATCTTTCAAGGAAGGTTAGACAGCGATCTTACACCCTTAGGCTTTGTCCAGGCAAGGCTATGCGCCCAATACCTAATGGACAAGGGCATACAAATAGTCTACACTTCTCCCCAGAGAAGGGCTTACAAAACAGCCCTGACCATAGCAGATGTTCTAAACCTTGAGGTAATAGTAGATGAACGTATAAAGGAAATGTCCTTCGGCGTGTTGGAGGGTAGACACTTCTGGACCATGGTAGAAGAAAACAGGGAGATGTTCCTAAACTGGCTTAGCAACCCTGTAAAGTATCCCCTTCCAACGCAGGAGGACATGGGAGAGTTTGAAAGAAGGGTAAGCAGCTTTCTGGAGGATATAAAAGAAGTCCCCTACGAAAACCTAGTGGTGGTAGCGCACGGTGGAACCCTCCATGCCCTTGTATGCCTTGCCCTTAACCTAGGTCTTGAAAACAACTGGAATATTCACATGGATAACACAGGCATAAGCTTGCTTGAGTACGATGGAAGGTTCCACCTTAGGTACCTAAACGACACGTGCCACCTAAAACTCCTTAAGTAA
- the rpmI gene encoding 50S ribosomal protein L35 — MAKVKMKTNKSAKKRFKITATGKIKRWRAGGSHYNTKKAKDRKRRLRKPTLVNPGWEDKVRGLLKEF, encoded by the coding sequence ATGGCTAAGGTTAAGATGAAGACAAACAAGTCGGCAAAGAAGAGGTTTAAGATAACGGCCACGGGTAAGATAAAGAGATGGAGAGCAGGAGGCTCCCACTACAACACCAAGAAGGCCAAAGACAGGAAGAGGAGGCTAAGGAAGCCTACCCTTGTTAACCCTGGATGGGAAGACAAGGTAAGGGGCTTACTTAAGGAGTTTTAG
- the lepB gene encoding signal peptidase I produces MRLFKEFVAVLIVVLLIRTFVAQAYNIPSGSMKPTLLVGDFILVNKLVYRFSEPQRGDVIVFKWPVDERLDFIKRIIAVPGDTVEVRGAQVIVNGKPLPLRYVGEMYEEGSKRLVYEETLPNGRKHLIYLYANPMIPRKDFGPAVVPPDNYFVMGDNRDNSEDSRYWGFLPRENIVGKAFVIYYSGETPPLNTTEVSLLTGLRQLFIALLHPRFDRIGMSLIDK; encoded by the coding sequence ATGAGGCTTTTTAAAGAGTTTGTGGCGGTGCTTATAGTAGTACTCCTCATAAGAACCTTTGTAGCTCAGGCTTACAACATACCCTCAGGATCTATGAAGCCTACACTTCTAGTTGGAGACTTTATACTGGTGAACAAGCTCGTGTACAGGTTTTCCGAACCCCAGAGGGGTGATGTGATAGTCTTCAAATGGCCGGTGGATGAAAGACTCGACTTCATAAAGAGGATCATAGCCGTACCTGGTGACACTGTAGAGGTAAGGGGAGCCCAGGTGATAGTAAACGGTAAGCCCTTGCCCTTAAGGTACGTAGGCGAGATGTACGAGGAGGGAAGCAAGAGACTTGTGTACGAAGAAACTCTACCAAACGGAAGAAAGCATCTCATATACCTCTACGCAAACCCTATGATACCAAGGAAGGACTTTGGGCCAGCTGTGGTACCACCGGATAACTACTTTGTGATGGGAGACAACAGGGACAACAGCGAGGACAGCAGATACTGGGGATTCCTTCCAAGGGAAAATATAGTGGGTAAAGCCTTCGTCATATACTACTCTGGAGAGACACCACCCCTTAACACTACGGAGGTATCTCTCCTTACAGGCCTAAGACAGCTTTTCATAGCCTTGCTTCATCCTAGGTTTGACAGGATAGGCATGTCTCTTATAGACAAGTAG
- the moeB gene encoding molybdopterin-synthase adenylyltransferase MoeB codes for MFRFTEEQIKRYARHIILPEVGGKGQEKLLNSKVLVIGAGGLGSPAILYLAAAGVGTIGIVDFDVVDFSNLQRQVIHNTNRVGVPKVESAKRTVEELNPDVKVITYNTMINKENIMDIIKDYDVVIDGTDNFPTRFLINDACYFAGKPLVSAAMLRFEGQATVFDFRDKENSPCYRCLFPEPPPPGLVPSCQEAGILGSIGGIMGCIQATEAIKLLLGIGEPLVGRLLIMDALSMDFRTVKLRKDPNCPLCSEKATIKELIEYQQACQVNF; via the coding sequence ATGTTTAGGTTTACAGAGGAGCAGATAAAGAGGTACGCGAGGCATATCATACTCCCAGAGGTTGGCGGTAAGGGGCAGGAGAAGCTCCTAAATTCCAAGGTGTTAGTTATAGGTGCCGGTGGGCTTGGTTCTCCAGCCATACTCTACCTGGCCGCTGCAGGAGTCGGTACCATAGGCATAGTAGACTTTGACGTGGTGGATTTTTCAAACCTTCAAAGGCAGGTGATACACAACACCAACAGGGTGGGCGTGCCAAAAGTGGAGTCAGCCAAAAGAACTGTAGAGGAGCTAAACCCAGACGTCAAGGTTATCACCTACAACACTATGATAAACAAAGAAAACATCATGGACATAATAAAAGATTACGACGTTGTCATAGATGGTACTGATAACTTCCCCACAAGGTTTTTGATAAACGACGCATGTTACTTTGCAGGAAAACCTCTTGTCTCCGCTGCTATGTTGAGGTTTGAGGGCCAGGCAACCGTCTTTGACTTTAGAGACAAAGAAAACTCACCTTGTTATAGGTGTCTCTTTCCAGAGCCACCACCTCCGGGTCTTGTACCATCTTGCCAAGAGGCAGGCATACTAGGTTCTATAGGTGGAATAATGGGTTGCATACAGGCCACAGAGGCCATAAAACTCCTGCTCGGCATAGGTGAACCCCTCGTAGGAAGACTGCTCATAATGGATGCCCTTTCCATGGACTTTAGGACTGTAAAGCTTAGGAAGGATCCCAATTGTCCCCTCTGCTCCGAAAAGGCTACCATAAAGGAACTCATAGAGTATCAACAAGCCTGTCAGGTAAACTTCTGA
- the pdxJ gene encoding pyridoxine 5'-phosphate synthase, whose protein sequence is MRLGVNIDHVATLRQARKTFEPSPVFAALLAQKAGANQITLHLREDRRHIQDEDLELIKRVVHIPVNLEMAPTQEMKQIALRIKPNRITLVPERREEITTEGGLDVVSLKNYLVEYLKDFKGIIEISLFVEADPKQIEASKEVGADAIELHTGTYANLYNAHRIKEAKDELKRLKEAGLLAKSLGLKVYAGHGLTYHNVKPLVEELRDVVEELNVGHSIVANALFFGFEEAVRRFKELIE, encoded by the coding sequence ATGAGGCTTGGTGTCAACATAGATCATGTAGCAACCCTGAGGCAAGCCAGAAAAACCTTCGAGCCTAGTCCAGTCTTTGCTGCCCTTTTGGCCCAGAAGGCTGGAGCGAACCAAATAACTTTGCACCTTAGAGAAGACAGAAGGCACATACAGGACGAGGACTTGGAGCTCATAAAAAGGGTGGTCCATATACCTGTAAACCTAGAGATGGCACCCACCCAAGAGATGAAGCAGATAGCCTTACGCATAAAACCCAACAGGATCACCCTAGTACCTGAAAGAAGGGAGGAAATCACCACAGAGGGTGGGCTTGATGTTGTAAGTCTCAAGAACTATCTAGTTGAGTACCTAAAAGATTTTAAAGGCATCATTGAGATATCCCTCTTTGTGGAGGCAGATCCTAAACAGATAGAGGCAAGCAAGGAGGTAGGTGCTGACGCCATAGAACTTCACACAGGTACTTATGCAAACCTTTACAACGCTCACAGAATTAAGGAAGCAAAGGATGAGCTAAAGAGGTTAAAGGAGGCAGGCCTTCTGGCCAAAAGCTTGGGTCTGAAGGTTTACGCAGGACATGGTCTGACTTACCATAACGTAAAACCATTGGTAGAAGAGCTGAGGGATGTAGTAGAGGAGCTAAACGTAGGACACTCCATAGTGGCCAACGCTCTCTTCTTTGGTTTTGAAGAGGCCGTAAGAAGGTTCAAAGAGCTCATAGAATGA
- a CDS encoding NAD(P)H-dependent glycerol-3-phosphate dehydrogenase yields MSQKFTILGGGRWGTALASHLSRLGHEVLVYDKNPKVVESLNAGVNPYLESQSLERIASTQDLKEAIDFSQYLVVALPVQAIRSVLEKAEVRGKVIISASKGLEIGTHKRVSQIIEELSQDCQIFCLSGPSFAVEVMKGLPTAVVLAGQDMEQAQRLRELISSPYFRVYLCDDIVGVELGGALKNVIAIACGISDGLGYGHNARAALMTRGLAEMVRIGVQLGAKRDTFYGLSGMGDLFLTASSDLSRNRTFGYLIGQGLSAERALERIGQVVEGYHTVKAVKELSDNLQIYAPISQALYSLLFEGKPLEEVLKDLLLRPSLSPYESL; encoded by the coding sequence ATGAGTCAGAAGTTTACCATATTAGGTGGTGGTAGGTGGGGAACAGCCCTAGCCTCGCACCTATCTAGGTTAGGGCATGAAGTCCTCGTGTACGATAAGAACCCGAAGGTGGTAGAAAGCCTAAATGCAGGTGTAAACCCCTACCTAGAAAGTCAAAGTTTAGAAAGGATAGCCTCTACTCAGGATCTAAAAGAAGCCATAGATTTTTCTCAGTACTTGGTGGTAGCACTTCCTGTTCAAGCCATAAGGTCTGTACTAGAGAAGGCAGAGGTAAGAGGGAAAGTAATCATATCAGCCTCCAAGGGTCTTGAGATAGGTACGCATAAAAGAGTATCTCAGATCATAGAAGAGCTCAGTCAAGATTGTCAGATCTTTTGTCTTTCTGGACCTTCTTTCGCCGTTGAAGTAATGAAGGGTCTTCCTACTGCTGTAGTGTTGGCAGGTCAGGATATGGAACAGGCCCAGAGGCTAAGAGAACTTATCTCCAGTCCATACTTTAGGGTATACCTCTGTGATGATATTGTAGGAGTAGAACTAGGTGGAGCTCTCAAGAACGTCATAGCCATAGCCTGCGGCATATCTGATGGACTTGGATATGGACATAACGCAAGAGCCGCCTTAATGACCAGGGGTCTTGCCGAGATGGTGAGGATAGGTGTACAGCTGGGTGCAAAGAGAGATACCTTCTACGGACTTTCCGGTATGGGTGACCTCTTCCTCACAGCAAGCTCGGACCTTTCCAGAAACAGAACCTTTGGTTATCTGATAGGTCAAGGTCTTTCTGCTGAAAGAGCTTTAGAAAGGATAGGTCAGGTGGTGGAAGGGTACCACACGGTAAAAGCAGTAAAAGAGCTCTCAGACAACCTTCAAATATACGCACCTATCTCTCAGGCTCTTTACTCTCTCCTTTTTGAAGGCAAACCCTTAGAAGAGGTTCTGAAGGATCTCCTTCTAAGACCTTCTCTCTCTCCTTATGAAAGTCTATAA